A window of Streptomyces marispadix contains these coding sequences:
- the pgi gene encoding glucose-6-phosphate isomerase: MNAARRTRLDQLPEWHALAKHREDFGDTHLRTLFADDAGRAERYGLQVGDLYLDYSKQLVTDETLRLLRELAAAAGVMELRDAMFDGEKINVTEDRAVLHTALRTPAAARIPVDGEDVVPKVHAVLAKMALFAHKVRDGHWKGHTGKRIRNVVNIGIGGSDLGPKMAYEVLRPYTQRELDFRFVSNVDGADLHEALRGLDPAETLFIVASKTFTTIETITNATAARRWLLAGLGGEQGAVAKHFVAVSTNAEKVSEFGIDTENMFEFWDWVGGRYSYDSAIGLSLMVAIGADRFGEMLAGFHLVDEHFRTAPPEANAPMLLGLLGIWYGSFFDAQSHAVLPYSHYFSQFTAYLQQLDMESNGKSTDRDGRPVDWQTGPVVWGTPGTNGQHAYYQLLHQGTRMIPADLIGIARPAPGLGELADQHDLLMANLFAQGQALAFGKTAEEVRAEGVPEEQVPHRTFPGNRPTTTILAEELTPSVLGQLVALYEHKVFVQGAVWDIDSFDQWGVELGKVLAKRLEPALAGGAEVEGLDASTSALVGRYRRLRGR; encoded by the coding sequence ATGAACGCAGCCCGCCGCACCCGGCTCGATCAGCTCCCCGAGTGGCACGCGCTGGCCAAGCACCGTGAGGACTTCGGTGACACGCATCTGCGTACGCTCTTCGCCGACGACGCCGGCCGCGCCGAGCGGTACGGCTTGCAGGTCGGCGATCTGTATCTGGACTACTCGAAGCAGCTCGTGACCGACGAGACGCTGCGGCTGCTGCGTGAACTGGCCGCGGCGGCCGGGGTGATGGAACTCCGGGACGCCATGTTCGACGGCGAGAAGATCAACGTCACCGAGGACAGGGCCGTTCTGCACACCGCGCTGCGCACCCCGGCCGCGGCCCGCATCCCCGTCGACGGCGAGGACGTCGTGCCGAAGGTGCACGCGGTGCTCGCCAAGATGGCGCTCTTCGCCCACAAGGTCCGCGACGGGCACTGGAAGGGGCACACCGGCAAGCGCATCCGCAACGTCGTCAACATCGGCATCGGCGGATCGGACCTGGGTCCGAAAATGGCCTACGAGGTGCTGCGCCCTTACACGCAGCGGGAGTTGGACTTCCGGTTCGTGTCGAACGTGGACGGCGCCGATCTGCACGAGGCGCTGCGCGGACTGGACCCCGCCGAGACGCTGTTCATCGTCGCATCCAAGACGTTCACCACGATCGAGACCATCACCAACGCAACGGCCGCCCGCCGGTGGCTGCTTGCGGGCCTCGGCGGCGAACAGGGCGCGGTGGCCAAGCACTTCGTCGCCGTGTCGACCAACGCGGAGAAGGTCTCCGAGTTCGGCATCGACACGGAGAACATGTTCGAATTCTGGGACTGGGTCGGCGGGCGCTACTCGTACGACTCGGCGATCGGGCTGTCCCTGATGGTCGCGATCGGCGCCGACCGCTTCGGTGAGATGCTCGCGGGCTTCCACCTCGTGGACGAGCACTTCCGTACGGCGCCTCCCGAGGCCAACGCCCCGATGCTGCTGGGACTTCTGGGCATCTGGTACGGCAGCTTCTTCGACGCGCAGTCGCATGCCGTGCTGCCATACAGCCACTACTTCTCCCAATTCACCGCGTATCTCCAGCAGTTGGACATGGAGTCGAACGGCAAGTCCACCGACAGGGACGGCCGCCCGGTCGACTGGCAGACGGGGCCCGTCGTCTGGGGCACGCCCGGCACCAACGGGCAGCACGCGTACTACCAACTGCTCCACCAGGGCACCAGGATGATCCCCGCCGACCTCATCGGCATCGCACGTCCCGCGCCGGGTCTGGGTGAACTGGCGGACCAGCACGACCTGTTGATGGCGAACCTCTTCGCACAGGGACAGGCGCTGGCCTTCGGCAAGACCGCCGAGGAGGTACGGGCCGAGGGCGTGCCGGAGGAGCAGGTGCCCCACCGCACGTTCCCCGGCAACCGGCCGACCACCACGATCCTCGCCGAGGAGCTGACCCCGTCGGTGCTGGGTCAACTCGTCGCGCTGTACGAGCACAAGGTGTTCGTGCAGGGCGCCGTGTGGGACATCGACAGCTTCGACCAGTGGGGCGTCGAGCTGGGGAAGGTCCTCGCCAAGCGCCTGGAACCGGCGCTCGCCGGGGGCGCGGAGGTCGAGGGTCTGGACGCCTCGACGTCGGCGCTCGTGGGCCGCTACCGGAGGCTGCGGGGCCGCTGA
- the secG gene encoding preprotein translocase subunit SecG has protein sequence MGFSIALIVFSFLLALLVLMHKGKGGGLSDMFGGGMQSSVGGSSVAERNLDRLTVAVGLIWFAIIVVLGLLMKLES, from the coding sequence ATGGGGTTCTCTATCGCCCTCATCGTCTTCAGTTTCCTGCTGGCGCTGCTGGTTCTGATGCACAAGGGGAAGGGCGGCGGCCTCTCCGACATGTTCGGCGGCGGCATGCAGTCGTCCGTCGGCGGCTCCTCGGTCGCCGAACGCAACCTGGACCGGCTGACCGTCGCGGTCGGGCTGATCTGGTTCGCGATCATCGTCGTGCTCGGGCTGCTGATGAAGCTGGAGAGCTGA
- the tpiA gene encoding triose-phosphate isomerase — translation MSNRTPLMAGNWKMNLNHLEAIAHVQKLAFALTDKDHAAVEVAVLPPFTDLRSVQTLVDGDKLKIKYGAQDVSAHASGAYTGEISGPMLAKLNCSYVAIGHSERRQYHGEDEPLVNAKVKTAFAHDLTPILCVGEELPVREEGNHVAHTLAQVDGALKDVPAEQASTIVIAYEPVWAIGTGKTCGAEDAQEVCGAIRARLAELYGQEVADEVRIQYGGSVKSGNVAQIMAQPDIDGALVGGASLDADEFVKIVRFRDQ, via the coding sequence GTGAGCAACCGCACCCCGCTGATGGCGGGCAACTGGAAGATGAACCTCAACCACCTCGAGGCCATCGCGCATGTCCAGAAGCTCGCGTTCGCCCTTACGGACAAGGACCACGCGGCCGTCGAGGTCGCGGTCCTGCCGCCCTTCACCGATCTGCGTTCCGTACAGACCCTGGTCGACGGCGACAAGCTGAAGATCAAGTACGGGGCGCAGGACGTCTCGGCGCACGCCTCCGGCGCGTACACCGGTGAGATCTCCGGGCCGATGCTGGCCAAGCTCAACTGCTCCTATGTGGCGATCGGCCACTCCGAGCGCCGCCAGTACCACGGCGAGGACGAGCCGCTGGTCAACGCCAAGGTCAAGACGGCCTTCGCCCACGATCTGACGCCGATCCTCTGCGTCGGCGAGGAACTGCCGGTGCGCGAGGAGGGCAACCACGTCGCGCACACCCTCGCCCAGGTCGACGGTGCGCTGAAGGACGTGCCCGCCGAGCAGGCGTCCACCATCGTGATCGCCTACGAGCCGGTGTGGGCCATCGGCACCGGCAAGACCTGCGGCGCGGAGGACGCGCAGGAGGTCTGCGGTGCCATCCGCGCCCGCCTCGCCGAGCTGTACGGGCAGGAGGTGGCCGACGAGGTCCGCATCCAGTACGGCGGCTCGGTGAAGTCCGGTAACGTCGCGCAGATCATGGCGCAGCCGGACATCGACGGCGCCCTGGTGGGCGGCGCCTCGCTGGACGCGGACGAGTTCGTCAAGATCGTGCGCTTCCGCGACCAGTAG
- a CDS encoding phosphoglycerate kinase — MKTIDELIAGGVGGKRVFVRADLNVPLDGETITDDGRIRAAVPTIRKLAEGGARVVVASHLGRPKGEPDPRFSLAPVAKRLGELLGKDVTFASDTVGDSAKSAVGASTDGSVTLLENLRFNAGETSKDDAERAAFAGELAALADLYVGDGFGAVHRKHASVYDLPARLPHAAGGLIATEVGVLKKLTEDVRRPYAVVLGGAKVSDKLGVIEHLLHKADRILIGGGMAYTFLKAQGHEVGESLLQEDQIPAVKGYLEQAEKLGVEFVLPVDVLAAESFPDLKTKAPSEPSSVAVSAIPAGLMGLDIGPETRKLYASKLADAATVFWNGPMGVFEHPDYAEGTRAVAQGLLDSGSFNVVGGGDSAAAVRLLGFDENAFGHISTGGGASLEYLEGKTLPGLAALEDS, encoded by the coding sequence ATGAAGACGATCGACGAACTCATCGCCGGGGGAGTGGGCGGGAAGCGGGTCTTCGTCCGCGCCGACCTGAACGTCCCGCTGGACGGCGAGACCATCACCGACGACGGCCGCATCAGGGCCGCCGTCCCCACCATCCGCAAGCTGGCCGAGGGCGGTGCCCGAGTCGTCGTCGCCTCGCACCTGGGCAGGCCGAAGGGGGAGCCGGACCCCCGGTTCTCGCTGGCGCCCGTGGCGAAGCGGCTCGGTGAACTCCTCGGCAAGGACGTCACGTTCGCCTCCGACACCGTCGGCGACAGCGCGAAGTCCGCGGTCGGGGCGAGCACGGACGGCAGCGTCACGCTCCTGGAGAACCTGCGCTTCAACGCCGGTGAGACCAGCAAGGACGACGCCGAGCGCGCTGCCTTCGCGGGCGAACTCGCCGCGCTGGCCGACCTCTACGTCGGGGACGGCTTCGGCGCGGTGCACCGCAAGCACGCCTCCGTCTACGACCTTCCGGCACGTCTTCCGCACGCCGCGGGCGGCCTCATCGCCACCGAGGTCGGCGTGCTGAAGAAGCTCACCGAGGACGTGCGCCGCCCGTACGCGGTGGTGCTCGGCGGGGCCAAGGTCTCCGACAAGCTGGGCGTCATCGAGCATCTGCTGCACAAGGCCGACCGCATCCTCATCGGCGGCGGCATGGCGTACACCTTCCTCAAGGCCCAGGGCCACGAGGTCGGTGAGTCGCTGCTTCAGGAGGACCAGATCCCCGCGGTCAAGGGCTATCTGGAGCAGGCGGAGAAGCTGGGCGTGGAGTTCGTGCTGCCCGTGGACGTGCTGGCGGCCGAGAGCTTCCCCGACCTGAAGACCAAGGCGCCCTCGGAGCCCTCTTCCGTCGCCGTGAGCGCCATCCCCGCCGGGCTCATGGGCCTGGACATCGGGCCCGAGACCCGCAAGCTGTACGCCTCGAAGCTCGCCGACGCCGCGACCGTGTTCTGGAACGGCCCGATGGGCGTCTTCGAGCACCCCGACTACGCCGAGGGCACGCGTGCCGTCGCTCAAGGGCTGCTCGACAGCGGCTCGTTCAACGTCGTCGGGGGTGGCGACAGCGCCGCCGCCGTCCGGCTGCTGGGCTTCGACGAGAACGCATTCGGCCACATCTCGACCGGCGGCGGCGCCAGCCTCGAATACCTCGAGGGCAAGACGCTCCCCGGCCTCGCCGCACTGGAGGACTCGTGA
- the gap gene encoding type I glyceraldehyde-3-phosphate dehydrogenase: protein MTIRVGINGFGRIGRNYFRALLEQGADIEIVGVNDLTDNATLVHLLKYDSILGRLKQEVGHTDDTITVGSQTFKTMAERDPAQLPWGDLGADIVVESTGIFTKREDAAKHLAAGAKKVLISAPAKEEDITVVMGVNEDSYDPAKHNVISNASCTTNCVAPMAKVADENFGIVKGMMTTVHAYTNDQRILDFPHKDLRRARAAAENIIPTSTGAAKATALVLPHLKGKLDGIAMRVPVPTGSVTDLVLELDREASKDEINAAFQKAAEGQLKGVLEYTEDPIVSSDIVNWPASCTFDSSLTMVQGKQAKIVGWYDNEWGYSNRLVDLTTFVGDKL, encoded by the coding sequence GTGACGATCCGCGTAGGCATCAACGGCTTCGGCCGCATCGGTCGCAACTACTTCCGCGCACTGCTCGAGCAGGGGGCGGACATCGAGATCGTCGGTGTCAACGACCTGACCGACAACGCGACCCTGGTTCATCTGCTGAAGTACGACAGCATCCTGGGCCGCCTCAAGCAGGAGGTCGGCCACACCGACGACACGATCACGGTGGGCAGCCAGACCTTCAAGACGATGGCGGAGCGCGACCCGGCCCAGCTTCCCTGGGGCGACCTCGGCGCCGACATCGTCGTGGAGTCCACCGGCATCTTCACCAAGCGCGAGGACGCGGCCAAGCACCTGGCCGCCGGCGCCAAGAAGGTCCTCATCTCGGCTCCGGCCAAGGAGGAGGACATCACCGTCGTCATGGGTGTCAACGAGGACTCCTACGACCCGGCCAAGCACAACGTCATCTCCAACGCCTCCTGCACCACCAACTGTGTGGCGCCGATGGCGAAGGTCGCGGACGAGAATTTCGGCATCGTCAAGGGCATGATGACGACCGTCCACGCCTACACCAACGACCAGCGCATCCTGGACTTCCCGCACAAGGACCTGCGCAGGGCCCGCGCCGCCGCCGAGAACATCATCCCGACCTCGACGGGCGCCGCGAAGGCCACCGCTCTCGTACTCCCGCACCTCAAGGGCAAGTTGGACGGCATCGCCATGCGTGTGCCGGTGCCCACGGGCTCGGTCACCGACCTGGTGCTGGAGCTCGACCGCGAGGCGAGCAAGGACGAGATCAACGCCGCGTTCCAGAAGGCCGCCGAGGGCCAGCTAAAGGGCGTGCTGGAGTACACCGAGGACCCGATCGTCTCCTCGGACATCGTCAACTGGCCCGCCTCCTGCACCTTCGACTCGTCGCTGACGATGGTCCAGGGCAAGCAGGCCAAGATCGTCGGCTGGTACGACAACGAGTGGGGCTACTCCAACCGTCTCGTCGACCTGACCACCTTCGTCGGCGACAAGCTCTGA
- the whiA gene encoding DNA-binding protein WhiA gives MAMTAAVKDEISRLPVTRTCCRKSEVSSILRFAGGLHLVSGRIVIEAELDTGIAARRLRKDVLEIFGHSSDLVVMAPGGLRRGSRYVVRVVAGGDQLARQTGLVDSRGRPIRGLPPQVVSGATCDAESAWRGAFLAHGSLTEPGRSSSLEVTCPGPEAALALVGAARRLQIAAKAREVRGVDRVVVRDGDAIGALLTRLGAHESVLAWEERRMRREVRATANRLANFDDANLRRSARAAVAAGARVQRALEILADDVPEHLAAAGRLRMDHKQASLEELGALADPPLTKDAVAGRIRRLLAMADKRAQDLGIPGTETSLTEEMVG, from the coding sequence ATGGCGATGACGGCTGCGGTGAAGGACGAGATCTCCCGGCTCCCCGTCACCCGGACCTGCTGCCGGAAGTCCGAGGTCTCGTCGATCCTGCGCTTCGCGGGCGGCCTGCACCTGGTGAGCGGGCGGATCGTGATCGAGGCGGAGCTGGATACGGGCATCGCGGCCCGCCGGCTGCGCAAGGACGTACTGGAGATCTTCGGGCACAGCTCCGACCTGGTGGTGATGGCACCGGGCGGACTGCGCCGCGGCAGCCGCTACGTCGTCAGGGTCGTGGCCGGCGGCGACCAACTCGCCCGCCAGACAGGGCTGGTCGACAGCCGCGGGCGCCCGATCCGCGGCCTACCGCCGCAGGTGGTCTCGGGGGCCACCTGCGACGCCGAGTCCGCCTGGCGCGGGGCGTTCCTCGCGCACGGATCGCTCACGGAGCCCGGCCGCAGCTCCTCGCTGGAGGTCACCTGCCCGGGACCGGAGGCGGCGCTCGCGCTCGTCGGCGCGGCCCGCAGGCTCCAGATCGCGGCGAAGGCACGCGAGGTGCGCGGTGTCGACCGCGTGGTCGTCCGCGACGGTGACGCCATCGGCGCGCTGCTGACGCGGCTGGGCGCCCACGAGTCGGTGCTGGCGTGGGAGGAGCGGCGGATGCGCCGCGAGGTGCGGGCCACGGCCAACCGCCTGGCCAACTTCGACGACGCCAACCTGCGCCGCTCGGCACGTGCCGCCGTGGCGGCCGGAGCGAGGGTGCAGCGTGCGCTGGAGATCCTCGCCGACGACGTGCCGGAGCACTTGGCTGCCGCCGGGCGTCTGCGGATGGACCACAAGCAGGCTTCGCTGGAGGAGCTTGGCGCGCTGGCCGATCCGCCGCTGACGAAGGACGCCGTCGCCGGACGTATCCGCAGGCTGCTGGCGATGGCCGACAAGCGTGCGCAGGATCTGGGAATTCCGGGCACGGAGACCAGCCTCACCGAGGAGATGGTCGGCTGA
- a CDS encoding gluconeogenesis factor YvcK family protein: MPRRTIRLRRPVGTRAVRRGAQPKVVALGGGAGLSASLTALRRITGDLTAVVTVADDGGSSGRLRDELGVLPPGDLRKALAALCGDDEWGRTWAEVVQHRFVSRGELHDHAVGNLLIVALWEQLGDHVQALDLVGKLLGAHGRVLPMSAVPLELQALVKGHDPERPDEVSTVRGQATVALTRGEVQQVHLVPHDPPAVTEAVKAVLDADWVVLGPGSWFSSVIPHLLVPELLDALTRTKARKVLSLNLAPQPGETDGFSPQRHLDVLARHAPKLAFHVVLADEDAVPDRDSLCQAAERLGATAELSPVAATGGASRGEGPGGGAARHDPELLAAAYDRIFRMHGRIGPWR, translated from the coding sequence ATGCCTCGTAGGACCATCCGGCTGCGGCGTCCGGTCGGCACCCGGGCCGTACGGCGCGGCGCCCAGCCGAAGGTCGTGGCGCTCGGCGGCGGCGCGGGCCTGTCCGCATCTCTCACGGCGCTGCGCCGCATCACCGGGGACCTCACCGCCGTCGTCACCGTCGCCGACGACGGCGGGTCCAGTGGACGGCTCCGCGACGAGCTGGGCGTACTGCCGCCCGGAGACCTGCGCAAGGCGCTCGCGGCGCTCTGCGGCGACGACGAATGGGGCCGCACCTGGGCGGAGGTCGTGCAGCACCGTTTCGTCAGCCGCGGCGAGCTGCACGACCACGCCGTGGGCAATCTGCTGATCGTCGCGCTGTGGGAGCAGCTCGGCGACCACGTACAGGCCCTCGATCTGGTGGGCAAGCTGCTGGGGGCGCACGGCAGGGTGCTGCCGATGTCCGCTGTGCCACTGGAGCTTCAGGCGCTGGTCAAGGGTCACGACCCGGAGCGCCCCGACGAGGTCTCGACCGTGCGCGGCCAGGCGACCGTGGCGCTCACCAGGGGCGAGGTGCAGCAGGTGCATCTCGTGCCGCACGACCCGCCCGCCGTCACCGAGGCCGTCAAGGCCGTGCTGGACGCGGACTGGGTCGTACTGGGCCCGGGCTCCTGGTTCTCGTCGGTGATCCCCCATCTCCTCGTGCCCGAACTGCTGGACGCACTGACGCGGACGAAGGCCCGCAAGGTGCTCTCGCTGAACCTCGCGCCCCAGCCGGGAGAAACGGATGGCTTCTCCCCGCAGCGTCATTTGGACGTTTTGGCCCGACACGCCCCTAAACTCGCCTTCCACGTGGTGCTGGCCGACGAGGACGCCGTCCCCGACCGGGACTCCCTGTGTCAGGCCGCCGAGCGGCTCGGAGCGACGGCTGAGCTGTCACCGGTCGCAGCGACCGGGGGCGCGTCCCGTGGCGAAGGCCCCGGGGGAGGCGCAGCCAGGCATGATCCGGAGCTGCTGGCCGCCGCGTACGACCGTATTTTTCGGATGCATGGAAGGATCGGCCCATGGCGATGA
- the rapZ gene encoding RNase adapter RapZ — MSSRQRQEHRPKEHQDVRQRAQEEHRDSGRDAAASGRPEGPPVQPGRPDAGPGASAPPGAGPAAAPDTDAPTVTDAAGEPVIPELVIISGMSGAGRSTAAKCLEDLGWFVVDNLPPELIPTMVDLGARSQGNVARIAVVVDVRGRSFFDNLRGSLADLSQRQVKRRIVYLEASDEALVRRFESVRRPHPLQGDGRIVDGIAAERDLLRELRGDADLVIDTSGLNVHELRAKLDARFAGEEEPELRATVMSFGYKYGLPVDADLVADCRFLPNPHWVPELRPYTGMSEEVSDYVFDQPGAKEFLDRYAELLQLIAAGYRREGKRYVTVAVGCTGGKHRSVAVSEKLARRLSGAGVETVVVHRDMGRE; from the coding sequence ATGAGCAGCAGGCAGCGCCAGGAACACAGGCCTAAGGAACATCAGGACGTACGGCAGCGCGCTCAGGAGGAGCACAGAGACTCCGGGCGGGACGCGGCTGCTTCGGGCCGCCCGGAGGGGCCACCGGTCCAGCCGGGGCGGCCGGACGCGGGGCCGGGAGCGAGCGCGCCCCCGGGCGCGGGCCCGGCAGCCGCACCCGACACGGACGCGCCCACGGTCACCGACGCCGCCGGTGAGCCCGTGATCCCCGAGCTGGTGATCATCTCCGGGATGTCCGGCGCCGGGCGCAGCACCGCCGCCAAGTGCCTCGAAGACCTCGGCTGGTTCGTCGTCGACAACCTCCCGCCCGAGCTGATCCCCACGATGGTCGACCTCGGCGCACGCTCGCAGGGCAACGTCGCGCGCATCGCCGTCGTCGTCGACGTCCGCGGCCGCAGCTTCTTCGACAACCTCCGTGGGTCCCTCGCCGATCTCTCCCAGCGGCAGGTCAAGCGCCGCATCGTCTATCTGGAGGCCAGCGACGAGGCCCTGGTGCGCCGCTTCGAATCCGTGCGGCGGCCGCACCCGCTCCAGGGCGACGGCCGGATCGTCGACGGCATCGCCGCCGAACGGGACCTGCTGCGGGAGCTGCGCGGCGACGCCGACCTCGTCATCGACACCTCCGGGCTCAACGTCCACGAGCTGAGGGCCAAGCTCGACGCCCGCTTCGCCGGCGAGGAGGAGCCCGAACTCCGCGCCACGGTGATGTCTTTCGGTTACAAGTACGGGCTCCCGGTTGACGCCGACCTCGTCGCCGACTGCCGGTTCCTGCCCAATCCGCACTGGGTTCCGGAGCTTCGCCCGTACACCGGCATGAGCGAAGAGGTCTCCGACTACGTCTTCGACCAGCCGGGCGCCAAGGAGTTCCTCGACCGCTACGCCGAGCTGCTCCAGCTCATCGCCGCCGGCTACCGCAGGGAGGGCAAGCGCTACGTCACCGTCGCGGTCGGCTGCACGGGCGGCAAGCACCGCAGCGTCGCCGTCTCGGAGAAGCTGGCCAGGCGGCTCTCCGGCGCGGGCGTGGAGACCGTGGTGGTGCACCGCGACATGGGACGCGAATGA
- the uvrC gene encoding excinuclease ABC subunit UvrC, with protein sequence MADPSSYRPDPGEIPDSPGVYRFRDEHRRVIYVGKAKSLRQRLASYFQDPAGLHVRTRTMVTTAASVEWTVVATEVEALQLEYSWIKEFAPRFNVKYRDDKSYPSLAVTLNEEYPRVQVMRGPKKKGVRYFGPYAHAWAIRETVDLMLRAFPVRTCSAGVFKRSAQIGRPCLLGYIDKCSAPCVGRVTADEHRRLAEEFCDFVAGHTGSYLRRLEREMTQASEDMEYERAARLRDDMDALKRAMEKSAVVLTDATDADLIAVAEDELEAAVQIFHVRGGRVRGQRGWVTDKVEEIATPQLVEHALQQLYGDESGEAVPKEVLVPALPEPPEPAAQWLGDRRGSAVSLRVPQRGDKRALMETVDRNAKQALALHKTKRASDLTTRSRALEEIAENLGLDSAPLRIECFDISHFQGDDVVASMVVFEDGLARKSEYRRFQIKSFAGQDDVRSMHEVISRRFRRYLQEKRRTGEWGGQGGDFAEGEGPEPAEADGPTGVPDAEGEQAGGPAGETGVGAARDEDGRPKKFAYPPQLIVVDGGRPQVAAARSAMDELGIDDVAVCGLAKRLEEVWLPQEGDPVVLPRTSEGLYLLQRVRDEAHRFAIRYQRSKRSKALKASPLDSVSGLGASRKQALLRHFGSLKRLRAATVEEICEVPGVGRKTAEAVAAALVTKSPGPAVNTATGEIVEEE encoded by the coding sequence ATGGCAGACCCCTCCAGCTACCGCCCCGACCCGGGTGAGATCCCCGACTCTCCGGGGGTCTACCGGTTCCGTGACGAGCACCGCCGGGTGATCTACGTAGGCAAGGCCAAGAGCCTCCGGCAGCGCCTCGCCAGCTATTTCCAGGACCCGGCCGGTCTGCATGTGCGCACCCGCACGATGGTGACCACGGCGGCCTCCGTGGAGTGGACGGTGGTCGCCACCGAGGTCGAGGCGCTTCAGCTCGAGTACTCCTGGATCAAGGAGTTCGCCCCGCGGTTCAACGTCAAGTACCGCGACGACAAGAGCTATCCGTCCCTCGCGGTCACGCTCAACGAGGAGTATCCGCGGGTCCAGGTCATGCGCGGCCCCAAGAAGAAGGGCGTGCGCTACTTCGGTCCGTACGCACACGCGTGGGCGATCCGCGAGACCGTCGACCTGATGCTGCGCGCGTTTCCCGTACGCACCTGCTCCGCGGGGGTCTTCAAGCGCTCCGCCCAGATCGGCCGGCCCTGCTTGCTCGGCTATATCGACAAGTGCTCGGCGCCCTGCGTCGGCCGGGTCACCGCGGACGAACACCGCAGGCTCGCCGAGGAGTTCTGCGACTTCGTCGCCGGGCACACCGGCTCGTATCTGCGCCGCCTGGAGCGCGAGATGACCCAGGCGTCCGAGGACATGGAGTACGAGAGGGCGGCACGACTGCGCGACGACATGGACGCTTTGAAGCGCGCCATGGAGAAGAGCGCCGTCGTCCTCACCGACGCCACCGACGCCGACCTGATCGCCGTGGCCGAGGACGAACTGGAGGCCGCCGTCCAGATCTTCCACGTACGCGGCGGCCGGGTCCGCGGCCAGCGCGGCTGGGTCACCGACAAGGTCGAGGAGATCGCCACACCCCAGCTCGTCGAGCACGCCCTCCAGCAGCTCTACGGCGACGAGAGCGGCGAGGCCGTACCCAAGGAGGTGCTGGTGCCCGCCCTTCCGGAGCCGCCGGAGCCCGCGGCCCAGTGGCTCGGCGACCGCCGTGGCAGCGCCGTCAGCCTGCGCGTACCGCAGCGCGGCGACAAGCGTGCCCTGATGGAGACCGTCGACCGCAACGCCAAGCAGGCGCTCGCGCTGCACAAGACCAAGCGCGCCTCCGACCTCACGACGCGTTCGCGCGCCCTGGAGGAGATCGCGGAGAACCTCGGCCTCGACTCGGCGCCGCTGCGCATCGAGTGCTTCGACATCTCCCACTTCCAGGGCGACGACGTGGTCGCGTCGATGGTCGTCTTCGAAGACGGCCTCGCCCGCAAGAGCGAGTACAGGCGCTTCCAGATCAAGTCCTTCGCCGGGCAGGACGACGTCCGCTCCATGCACGAGGTGATCAGCAGGCGCTTCCGCCGCTACCTCCAGGAGAAGCGCCGTACGGGCGAGTGGGGCGGCCAGGGCGGCGACTTCGCCGAGGGGGAGGGCCCGGAGCCCGCGGAGGCGGACGGCCCGACGGGCGTGCCGGACGCGGAAGGAGAGCAGGCGGGAGGTCCCGCGGGGGAGACGGGCGTCGGCGCCGCACGCGACGAGGACGGCAGGCCGAAGAAGTTCGCCTACCCCCCGCAGCTCATCGTCGTGGACGGCGGTCGCCCCCAGGTCGCCGCGGCGCGCAGCGCCATGGACGAGCTGGGCATCGACGACGTCGCCGTCTGCGGGCTCGCCAAGCGCCTGGAGGAGGTCTGGCTTCCGCAGGAGGGGGACCCGGTCGTCCTTCCCCGTACGAGTGAGGGTCTCTATCTCCTCCAGCGGGTACGTGACGAGGCGCACCGCTTCGCGATCAGGTATCAGCGCAGCAAGCGTTCCAAGGCGCTGAAGGCGAGCCCGCTCGACTCCGTCTCCGGCCTCGGGGCGTCCCGCAAGCAGGCGCTGCTGAGGCACTTCGGCTCGCTCAAGCGGCTGCGGGCGGCGACCGTGGAGGAGATCTGCGAGGTGCCGGGCGTGGGCCGCAAGACGGCGGAGGCCGTCGCTGCGGCGCTTGTCACGAAGTCCCCCGGACCGGCTGTGAACACGGCGACCGGTGAGATCGTTGAAGAAGAGTGA
- a CDS encoding MBL fold metallo-hydrolase produces MAYTGEVQVGGPADVHELTDLMISKVAVGSMNNNAYLLRCRRTGEQLLIDAAAEPQTLLELIGSDGIASVVTTHRHGDHWQALAPVVEATGARTYAGRYDAEGIPVATDVPVEDGDTVRVGEVALTARHLTGHTPGSITLVYDDPHGHPHLFTGDCLFPGGVGNTHDDPEAFASLLDGVETKLFAQLPDETWVYPGHGGDTTLGAERPHLQEWRERGW; encoded by the coding sequence ATGGCTTACACCGGAGAGGTGCAGGTCGGGGGACCTGCCGACGTGCACGAGCTGACCGACCTGATGATCTCCAAGGTCGCGGTCGGCTCCATGAACAACAACGCCTATCTGCTGCGCTGCCGCAGGACCGGCGAGCAACTGCTGATCGACGCCGCCGCCGAGCCGCAGACGCTGCTCGAACTCATCGGCTCCGACGGCATCGCCTCAGTCGTCACCACCCACCGGCACGGCGACCACTGGCAGGCCCTGGCCCCGGTCGTCGAGGCGACGGGAGCGCGCACCTACGCGGGGCGCTACGACGCGGAGGGCATCCCGGTCGCCACCGACGTCCCGGTCGAGGACGGCGACACCGTGCGCGTCGGCGAAGTCGCCCTGACGGCCCGCCATCTGACGGGACATACGCCCGGCTCGATCACCCTCGTCTACGACGACCCGCACGGCCACCCCCATCTCTTCACCGGCGACTGCCTCTTCCCCGGCGGCGTCGGCAACACCCATGACGACCCCGAGGCGTTCGCCAGCCTCCTCGACGGCGTGGAGACCAAGCTCTTCGCCCAACTCCCCGACGAGACCTGGGTCTACCCGGGCCACGGCGGCGACACGACCCTGGGTGCCGAGCGCCCGCATCTGCAGGAGTGGCGCGAGCGCGGATGGTGA